A genome region from Arachis duranensis cultivar V14167 chromosome 6, aradu.V14167.gnm2.J7QH, whole genome shotgun sequence includes the following:
- the LOC107491696 gene encoding photosystem I reaction center subunit IV, chloroplastic has protein sequence MASCNMASAASRLVLSPNKVACKTNINTVMWFPTKKNIINTSRLIVRAEEEAAAATSETAEPPPPEDEAAPKPKPPPIGPKRGAKVKIVRKESYWYNGIGSVVAVDQDPKTRYPVVVRFNKVNYANVSTNNYALDEIQEVN, from the exons ATGGCTAGTTGTAACATGGCTTCAGCTGCATCTAGATTGGTGCTGTCACCTAATAAAGTTGCTTGCAAAACAAACATAAACACGGTTATGTGGTTCCCTACAAAAAAGAACATTATTAATACTTCTAGGCTTATTGTGAGAGCGGAAGAAGAGGCTGCCGCTGCCACATCTGAAACCGCCGAACCCCCTCCACCGGAAGACGAAGCAGCTCCAAAACCCAAGCCACCACCAATTGGTCCCAAGAGAGGTGCTAag GTTAAGATTGTTAGGAAGGAATCATACTGGTACAACGGCATTGGTTCAGTTGTGGCTGTAGATCAG gaCCCGAAGACAAGGTACCCAGTGGTGGTTCGATTCAACAAAGTTAACTATGCCAATGTATCAACCAACAACTATGCTTTGGATGAGATTCAGGAAGTTAATTGA